A stretch of the Lactuca sativa cultivar Salinas chromosome 9, Lsat_Salinas_v11, whole genome shotgun sequence genome encodes the following:
- the LOC111903028 gene encoding phytochrome-associated serine/threonine-protein phosphatase, whose product MDLDLWISKVKEGQHLSEDELQLLCEYVKDILIEESNVQPVNSPVTVCGDIHGQFHDLMKLFQTGGHVPETNYIFMGDFVDRGYNSLEVFTILLLLKARYPANITLLRGNHESRQLTQVYGFYDECQRKYGNANAWRYCTDVFDYLTLSAIIDGTVLCVHGGLSPDIRTIDQIRVIERNCEIPHEGPFCDLMWSDPEDIETWAVSPRGAGWLFGSRVTSEFNHINKLDLVCRAHQLVQEGLKYMFQDKGLVTVWSAPNYCYRCGNVASILSFSENMEREVKFFTETEENNQMRGPRTGVPYFL is encoded by the exons ATGGATTTGGATCTGTGGATATCTAAGGTCAAAGAGGGACAGCACTTGTCCGAAGATGAATTGCAGTTGTTATGCGAATAC GTAAAGGACATCTTGATCGAGGAGTCAAATGTTCAGCCAGTTAATAGTCCAGTTACTGTGTGTGGTGATATTCATGGCCAATTTCATGACTTGATGAAGCTTTTTCAGACTGGAGGTCATGTACCTGAGACAAATTACATTTTTATG GGGGACTTTGTTGACCGTGGTTACAACAGTTTGGAGGTTTTCACAATACTTTTGCTTCTTAAAGCCAG ATACCCTGCAAACATTACTCTTCTGCGTGGAAACCATGAAAGCAGGCAGTTAACACAg GTGTATGGATTCTACGATGAATGTCAGAGAAAGTATGGGAATGCTAATGCATGGAGATACTGCACAGATGTTTTTGATTATCTAACTTTGTCAGCAATAATAGATGGAACA GTATTATGCGTTCATGGTGGTCTTTCACCAGACATTAGGACCATTGACCAG ATTAGAGTTATTGAGCGCAACTGTGAGATACCCCATGAAGGTCCATTCTGTGACCTAATGTGGAGTGACCCTGAAGACATTGAAACATGGGCGGTCAGTCCTCGTGGAGCTGGATGGCTTTTTGGATCCAGAGTTACATCTGag TTCAACCACATCAACAAGCTTGATTTAGTTTGCCGGGCCCACCAACTTGTTCAGGAAGGTTTAAAGTACATGTTTCAAGATAAAGGACTTGTAACT GTCTGGTCTGCACCAAATTACTGCTATCGGTGTGGTAACGTGGCTTCAATTTTGAGCTTTAGTGAAAACATG GAGAGAGAAGTAAAGTTTTTCACAGAAACTGAAGAAAACAATCAGATGAGAGGACCAAGGACAGGGGTACCTTACTTTTTGTAA